agcacacaCTCGGACATCGGTTAGGAGGGTTGTGGTGGTTATTTTACACTCATGTGTCTGCCAGCTAGTGTTGATTATAGAGTACGCTAAACAAAAGGGAGCATCTTCAGGATATAAAGGGGAGGGCTACACGGTTTTTTCACTTCTGCACCAATGGATGGTTTCTGTGCTAGACTCGTAGGATAGAGGCACATGTTTAGACACAGTAAAATCTTCTGCTACACTATGATGATGCAGTGATAATATAGATGACTGACAGCATCTTGGGCTGTATGTCTAAGTGTTTTCAACCACTCGATGATCACTGCACCATTGCAGTGACCGTTTCTGTAGACTCTCACTGTATTTACGTTGCTTGTAGGATTGTGGTAGGGTTAGGGGCATGAAGTGTTCCACAAaatgttgggttgggttagggtagggtggggtggggtgggggaaggtGTCACCTTCTTCTATGGTTCTGCCCCTACCTATGTGAATTGTGGATCGCCCATGATCTTCTTGTAACAAAATACTTTCCcgatgaagaaaaaataaaggccGGTAATAGCATAATACGGACAACATTATTCAATGAGGTCAATAGGACTACCGGTATCTTctaccacatatatatatatatatatatatttatgcttTTTGTGGTGTGCACGTGATGGTGTGAGAGGGAGACAGGTTTTTGAGGTGCTATAAGTTTTGTTTAGGCTAATTGTAGTAAGGAGGATCAGCTGGAGAATGGATAATAAAGGAAAGAGTTTTTTATCAGCTTTTCATCTAAATGTTCCCTATTTGGGAATCATGGTTTACAAAATTGGAATCGAATCGGTGCAATTGGTTGATTCAGATCAGGATAGGTTGTGATCAATTTTGATTCTGGCGATTGGGAACGATCAAATTCTAAGGTTTTTAAGACCGAATCACTAGTTTTCAAATCTGAAGGGCTGCATCTATGGTTTTTGGGATCAATAGGGAaagatttgattcttgattctgaGTTTAAAATCTTTGCTTGAAATGCTCTTGacggcttcttttttttttttgcttgtccTATTTCTAGCCGGAAAAACTTCCTCGTGAATGCCGGCCTTTGAGGAGAAGAGTAAAAAAATTTGATGGAGAATGGAAGTGGGTGCAAAtgtttttttcaagaaaaaccacTTGTGACACAATGACAAGGTTATCTTTTTATGCAACAATTTACTATTTTTAGATGAAACAAAATCTGAGGCAAtggaccctttttttttgggtatggaGGCAATGCACCAACAAGCTACCAAAAGGAAGGGTGTTCCCCTCTTTAATTAGTATGAGAAAAAATCTCTAAAGATTATGATTCAGTTTCTTAAATATTATTCCATTATGATATGGGAGCATATTTCCCCCTCACCTCATCCAGAGTAAAGGAGGATTTCCTTGATCATGGGCATGGATGGGTACTATCATATGCCCAAAGAGGGGTAGTTTCCACTCTTAACAATATGAGGTGAGAGCTTGTGATGGGATGGGACATCTTTCTCTAGGTAGTTCCTAGATTGTCAAGTAGCAGGAAATTATTTTGCCtcatgattttaattttttcttcttttaaaatgGCTATGTTGGTAAACATGAATTGTTTTTCTATGTTGGTCGGTATGTAGAGATTTTTCTAGGTAGGTCTTAGATAGTCAAGTAGCTGACGAAATTATAATTTGTTTGAGTAAGTGGATCACGGGGTCTCCATTCATGTGTCAAGCTTCATCTTGATCAAATTTGggcaaaataacaaaataaagaaaaaataaaaaaccacatAATGCATTTATGCCAAGAGGTGAATGACTGACAAATATTAGATATACATgaatatacatatatatctaTGTATAAATGGACATACATAGTTATTTGAATTTAACACATCgtcaatttaaatatttttttagatattCAATGATTAGAATTACTATCAATCTATGGGTCTTTGTCTAACCCCTTCGGGTCCTTGTCTAATCCCACCATGGGTCttgcaaaaaaacaaaataaataaataaatctcattACAATATCTTAAAGTGGTGTGACATAACCAACAACATTTTGGTGGCATTTCCCCACCTCCAATTGACCTATGTGAGTATGTGGTGAGAATATCTTGACAATAAATTCAACAACCACCAATGCAATTATAATTTATAGCTACTCCCCTCAACTACCACCTATCTCttatttaaaaaaggaaaaggatggACACACCGTCGATGTTTAGTCCTATGCACCCATTTGTGCCGCCTGTTAATTCACCTCACAAGTTTATTTCTCACTTCAACACTTGATTTGTAAATTTCTTGAATGCAAAGTATTTATTTCGGCTTTTAATATCTCAATCTATTCAATCTATTCAATCTTTAAAATTGTTTTCAGAATCTCACCCCTCACACTCTTCAATCTTCTCCACCTTCTCTTAAGCaagcaaagaaaaataagagtcCAATTGAGTAATTCTATTGGAgcttcttcttcgttttttttcCTACAATACTTAAGCATCCATTTTATTTGCCAGAATTTAGGGATTTGTCTCTTTGAAGtgttttgtaaattgtaatggtttcttttttttactactttaactgtttttttcataatttatttcAATAAATCTCTCACTTTAATTGACCATGTTTAAATCATCCCATATTTTATAAAATTAGACTAAAATAATTGCTATAATGACTTAACACTTTATAACTGTTATCATAACATTACCCAGTATTCTTtttatgctttctttttttgtttacaCAAAAATTGACCTATTTTGAACATCACAAAATTTTAAAGGGTGCATCTTATTGTAACCAATTTGCTATAATGACTTAACACTTTATATCTGTTATCATAACATTACCCAGTATTCTTTTTAcgctttctttttttgtttacacaaaaattggcctattttgAACATCACAAAATTTTAAAGGGTGCATCTTAGTGTAACCAATTTGCTATCATGACTTAACACTTTATAACTGTTATCATAACATTACCCAGTATTCTTTTTACGCTTTCTTTTGTTTACAAAAAATTTGACATATTTTGAACATCACAAAAGTTTAAAGGGTGCATCTTATTGTAACTAATTTGATTAACAGAAAAGTTATAACCTTATTTCGATTGCCCCTTatcttattctcaaaatttcttttgagtcgagtaaaaaaattatttcaacaaaatttttaaaaatgacCTAAACGTGAAATGACAAGACTTTAACcacattgaaagaaaatatatgCTTATATGCTATATTAGAAGTGTAAAATATaagattggttttttttttttcactaactTTGATTATgacaaaattttccaaaatttaaaataataaaaatattgataTAAAAATCGTCTTAATCCACATGACAATGATAGTGATACATGAGCATATATGGACACAAGGGCTAGATTGAATACAATAACCACTagaaaactcagccttatcccaacttaagaGAGTCGACTAAATGGATCCATATATAACAAAATAGCAAATGTCCAAATAGTTAGAAGTGGAGGAGAGgggagatggaaagaagagagatgataaaataaatatgagagtaagaggaaagaggcacaacctaGTAATAGGGGCCACGTTGATTATATCTtttatatcatactactattaaaaagtacgtactccccgtctttggtatatttttcaaaaagaaagaaaagcctATCGACATagtaaaaaaaaccctattgacCAAAAAACCCTCCAAATGAAAGGGGGGAAAAATGTGGAGAGCAGAAAGGGGgagtaattattaagtattaaaaatgataaaaaaaataaatggcaCATAATAACTCACAAGAGGCGTGGGGAGAAAATATAGGGAGATttacaaaggtaaatatggagagagggagagagagagagagagttttttcatcaatcctctttcatcGATTTTAatattgaagagaaaaaaataattaaaaaaaaaaacatggggaACAAAAAGGGGGAGtgattattaagtattaaaaatgacaaaaaataaatggcaCATAATAACCCACAAGAGGCATGGGGAGAAAATTAGGGAGATttacaaaggtaaatatggagagagagagagagagagagagttcatcAATTTTAATagtgaaaggaaaaaataattaaaaaaaaaaaaccttgggaAGTAGAAAGGGGgagtaattattaagtattaaaaatgataaaaaataaataaatggcaCATAATAACCCACAAGAGGCATggggagaaaaaatagagagattTACAAAGATAAATatggtgagagggagagagagagcatcaatcctctttaaatctctataataaaaaaaaaaactctataatatctctctctctctctctctctctctctctctctctataaatattaaccaaatatttaaattcaatgtTAATATTCCCAGAAACTCCCAAACGTTGGAGACAAAATTGTTATTATGAAAGCCTTAATTCAGCTTGCCACCTCACCTCATGATTACCCCtcataattaaatatttaaattagtaataaaaaaaaagactaaatatttaaattcaatgtTAACATTCCTAGAAACCCCCAAACGTTGGAGAAACAAATTTATTTGGGGATAGGGAGGTTTTAAAGGAAATAAACCCTAATAACTAGGAATCAAGTCATGGGCACATAATAACACACAATAGGGGGCGGTTTATAATAGATTTTCTAGCATGAAATTCCTCACTAATTACGccattatttcttttcatttatctCTTTTCAAATTTTGTATTATCTCTATAATACATTATAGCAAGTCTCTCTCTATcagctcctaaaatctctcctcctccttcaaaATATCTAACCTCCCTTATGGTAGTAACGTTTCTTTCTATCAAtttctaagaaaataaaaaaagtttctCTCAATCACCTTTCATCGcttttaaagagaaaaagaaaacgcTGAGTagaaagggggaagtaattattaattattaagtattattaATTTATGAAAGTCATGGTATTTCGGTATGATCGAGGCTCAGGTGTTTGATTGTTTATGAAGAGAAAGCTTATAGGTTAGGAGCTTGCATCTATTTTTCTCAACTCACAATGATATCCATTTGATGAGGTATtctatgtgttttttttttttatagttctATGATTTGggattctgttttttcttttatttcctcttttGATTTTGTCCAATTTGCTTTGTTGGATATGTAgtttgaagggttttttttagaTTGATTGTTATGTTATGTGTCATGAGATGCCACTGATTTGGATTCATGaggaatttcttatttttttagtataatCTACAATGAAGTCGCTCTTCAGAAAATATGTGATTTCAAATTGGGTTTCAAAGCAGTGaaagttcaaatttgaattccccaattgagagagaaaaagagagatttctCTTCTAAATTTCCTTGCTTTGTTgaatctatcttttttattgatgttttttACATGTTTTCTCATTTACAAGAGAGGATTAGTAGTTTATCAGATTAATAGATGAAGATGGGGTTTTGAACCTTGCAATGATTCAACATTCAAACAGTTGACCAGgaaatgagaaattttttatttactctGTTTCATCTGTATTGAGATTCAAAGACATAAGATGGCATTGATTTGAACTTatatttgcttatttttttctttaccaaaaaaaatatttgtttcttttttttttttaatagatctGATCCTCTATAAAACTCTTGCGAGAACAATTGTGAATCTCAACTTGAAGAATGATTTAAGTGAGAACAACATGACATGGGTAACTCAAATGCGTGGGAGAAGGAATGAATCATCAGTCAACTTATAGTTTATTATTTTGATGTATGAATATATTTTACTTTCACTTGTGTGATTGAGATCTATACCCAATATGCACCTATATTAAACCAAAATGGTGTCTTTTACATTCTTGCCTTATAAACTACACATACAtgaaccccccttttttttttttaaggtgaaAAGATACATGAACTTAGACTGAGACGTCTTTATCAGAACAAGTTCTGATAACTGGCTAAGTAGTTGTTTTTTTCGGTCGGAAACTGTTTATGAAACAGgtttaccaaacaccatttATTAGGCAAAAAATAACTTTTGAACACAGAAACGTAAGATTATAGTTTTGATACGAAATGTTGTTCCTGTAATAGAAATGTTACCAAACACAAACTCAACATAATCCAACTAATCAAATATGACTAAAATATGgaacacaaaaaaataagatagaAGAGAACTGAAGGAATAAAGTAGATTGGGTAATGTATGGTATTCAATTGTGCCAGTTGTTTTCCTTATGTCTTATAACAttgcttcaatttttttatcCCATAATTTCTTAATATCACCTGATTCACAATGAGATATTATCATTGCAAAAAGTTTACAAACGATCCTTGGCATTCGGAAGTGAGCTGAATCTTTCAAACATTCTTGCATTTGGaaatcaactaaaaatggtgaAATATGGATTCACAATTGAAGTTTGGGTATCTACAATTAGGATGGTAATAATCAAAGGAAACTTTCTTGCCttttgaaatcaaataaaattggtAAGATATGGATTCACAAGAAGAAAGACTACTGAGGTTTGAttatctacaaaaaaaaaaattcttttttttttttttttttttgtgtagaaACTATTTAGAATCATGACATgatattatggaaaaaaaaaattaacttgcctaaatcaaataaaaatgataaatatgTGATCACAAGAAGGAAAACTACAGAGGTTCGGGTATCTACATCATGATATTaagaataaaatcaaattaatcaGCACTTCGACACTCTGGGGTcaataatatttaaaaacaaTGCTGCAATTTTATAAATTAAGAGATGCAGATGCGCAAAGCCAGGGTGCTTTGCCTTTCTAGAAAACGCAACTACTTATTTAATAGATCATTCAATGGAAAAAGACATGCACTTAGCCTTAACATAATTGAATCACTCGATTTGCTTAGAATGCTTTtctatatattttgttttcttttgtgtaaagtTTTGCCAACCTAATTAAGGATTACCTTTACACCGATCATAGCATGATGGCAGAAAGGAGATTTTATGAATGGGTATGACTATAGTTGTGCCATGTGGGTGGTCAAATGAGGTTGAAATCAACCTCAAGAGGGtagtcgagttggcaagggatcttcGTCTTTGGAAGCGTATGGTTCTAAGTTTGACTCTTTCTATCTTATTGaggtcactcacacggggtgtttagtactcttcactattttcagtgaaagttgaataattTTCATTCAATCTCAGTATGACTCAGTCTGTACGGTTGTGGGATCAATATGAACATTTAGACTAGTCAGGTCGAAAGCTTATATACCCATTGTtaattagaaaatatatatatatatatatatatgaggttGAAATATTCTAGAAGGTAGGTCCACATATTGTCtattcacatgtcaaatttcaataaAAAGAGTTTGACAAtgaataaatagataaataaaaactaaaagaagGAGAATGTCAATGCTCAGGCCACATAGTGGTGCATTTTCATATATGGACAGGGATTTAATAGGCtttgagtttgaaatttgatagGTGATAAATCCAATCCATTATTAGATGTTCAATTTCAAAATCGTCACATTATTGCCCCCACGTCTCACCCCACCTCCCCCACCTTGATACAGCTAAGTGAATCACCAATAGACACCCAATAGATAGGCTCATCGATAAAACATTTGTCAAAATGATGCTTCTATATGCACTCCCATTAACCATCATGTTGACGCGGATGTCACATTATATTTTAGAGAACCCACTCCTATGAGCTTTTTTAACAATTGATTGGTAgccatttattttttctttgttagaAGTTAGGTGAACATTAATTTATCATTATTCGCTCTGCATGTAATAGGAATCAAACGTATTATATTCCCAAGTATTAAGGGTTCCCCCTCCTCCACtccaaccaaaaaacaaaaaaaacaaactcTTGATGGGTGGGCTTAATCCTTTTTCATTGTTTCATTGAGACAATTCCACATGTGATCTGTTTTTGATAGGGTGTAGGGGTGACAATTAGACAGCTTTGGGGCAGGTCTGACTTAAAATAATTTCCAATCCTATAACCTAAATCAACCCGTGAATTAAACATGTGTAGGACTCACCATTTCTGTGATTTAAATGGATTAATTGATTAATTAGGTTATAAAATGGCTTAAATAGGCTAATCAGGCTATACACGAATAGCATTTGGGCCACTAACTTTCACCAAGGATACCTAATATTAATCGATTGATGTCTTGAGCTTGTCAAGTTTAATAATTGATTGATTTCAAGCTTCAATTGATCGGTTAGCTCAGGCCAATTTTTGGCACTCTCTCGGTCTCTCCTATTTTGACATATGTGGGTCCTATATGAATGATGTCATTTTATGCTTTACCATTGGTTTAATGTGCAGATTTTTTCTCACACCCATCCACTAACATATGAAACCCTATGGGGAGTTTGGCTCCTAAGTCCAAACACGTGGGGCAACATCGTCGACCTGCCctccataaaatgaaaaattgacCCTTGTACATATGCAAAAATCGCATTCCTTAACAGAAAACACCTCCCCCAGTTTTTAATTCCAAACCCATTCCTAACCCACCATATGGGGGGGTGGGGTCGGAGTGAATCGATACTAATAGCCAGATATACCTGCCCCACAGCTGAGCTGCCCCTGGTTAGGATTGAAGGGGCCAAAATGTGGATTCTAGACTTTGATATTCCAACTAAGCTTGCACATGACAAGATTCCATGGCTACAAGGCCTTCATTTGCTATGTGAACTCACCCAGTAAAACCCAACCTCATGAAATGAAACCAAAATgtatataaatttatatatttagCGTAACGATTCCTTCataggaaggagagagacaATTGATTCATGGGAAGGAGAGCATGGTCAACCTCTCTCCTCTTCCAATCCAAAAGCTTctgtttctctcttctgtatCTCTTCACAACTCTGTTTCTTGCTCTCTATTCCACACTTTCAACCAAATGCATCTTCAGATCTTCACCTTTCAATCCAATCcagaaatccctcttttcttacCCACCAAACTATGGAGAACACAAGTATGCTATCCCAACTCTGCGTTCCTCTTGCAATTCCCCTGTATTTTTCTCAGGTTCCATCAATTCTTCCActtctttcccttttaattCTCACTTTTTTATCAATGATTTTGATATGAtattgatttttccttgatgggtttttgtgattttgtgtAGATTATTCCATGGTCTTGGATGATATCAAAGAAATCTGCATGAATTCATCATCTTCTACATCGACTCTGAGTTATCTGTCAAAGAAAGCTGATAGCTTTGCAGGGAATTTTAGTACCAAAgaaaggattttttattttgatcacAGAGATGATCAGGTGGAGGTTCCTTGTGGAGTCATGAAGGAATTCCCTGTTAGTGATTCTGGTGAGTCTCAATAATTCAATTAAATTATTGAATTGACTGTTTCAATCCGCTTAATTTTACCTGAATTCTGTTACAGTCTTCCAGCTCAAATTCTGGAAGGGCCAAAAAAANNNNNNNNNNNNNNNNNNNNNNNNNNNNNNNNNNNNNNNNNNtgattttttcttttccttttttttttttcccctgcatATCAAATCAGATAGAATAGCTATGGAGAGCTGCAAGGAAGTGGTGGTAATCTCAGCAATTTTTGGTGATCATGACAAAATCCGGCAACCAAGAGGGCTTGGATCGAAAACCTTGGAACTAGTTTGTTTCATCATGTTCATAGATGATCTAACTCTGGAAGGTCTTCAATCTCATAACCTTCTTCTCAATGAAGACCAAGAATATAAATTAGGTGTTTGGAGAATTGTTAAAGTTTCTGGTGAGCTTCCATATGAAAATCCAGCCATGAATGGAGTAATACCCAAGCATTTGCCTCACAGGCTCTTCCCAAATTCTAAATTCAGCATTTGGTTGGACGCGAAGCTTCAATTAATGGTTGATCCATTACTGTTAATCCATTCTCTTGTTATATCAGAGAATGTGGACATGGCTATATCCAAGCATCCTTACTATGTTCATACAATGGAAGAGGCAATGGCTACTGTAAGGTGGAAGAAATGGGGAAATGTTGATTCTTTGAAGAAGCAAATGGAGGTTTACTGTCAAAATGGTCTCAAACCATGGACAAGCCAGAAGCTCCCATATACCACAGGTCTGCACTTACATAAACCCATCACATAAAGTTTCTCCAATAGGTTaatttcatgaatgaaattctgATGCTTTCTCCTCTGAGTGGCAAAGAATATGGCCAGTTTGGTTTGCCTTCAAACCCTGAAAATCCTAGAAAAGTTGGAGGGTTAATGATCCCTTAGAATTCCATAATTAGCCTCTTCAAGGTTAGGATTAGGAGTGagatttccttgttttcttcgTAAACATGCGAGTCCCTCTCCCTAATAGACTAGTCTTTTTGGGTTGGAATCTGACATGATATCAGAGCAGGTTTTCGATCCCCCAATGGATTAAGAGTAGGGTTTTTGTCCAGAGTATTCGTCGTCACCAATACTGATACTAATATCTGTATCAGGCAGATTCAGACCACCCTACTCTCAATTATGATTCCTCCAGGAACCCAGAATCAGCAAAACGAGGCCTATGAGTGCATCAGATTGGAAACCCATTTAAAGGGTATCACTTATCAGAAGATTCCGATTCTTGAATGATTCTAATGACCACTTGATTCAGAtttcatatatttatatatatatatatatatatatttctcttaTTCTGTTCAATTGTTGCAGATGTACCAGACAGTGCTCTGATACTGAGGAGACATGGAAGTAGAAGCAACCTCTTCTCTTGTCTTCTATTCAATGAATTAGAAGCTTTCAACCCAAGAGATCAATTGGCTTTTGCATATGTGAGAGACAAAATGAAGCCAAAGGTAAAGCTTAACA
This genomic stretch from Macadamia integrifolia cultivar HAES 741 chromosome 2, SCU_Mint_v3, whole genome shotgun sequence harbors:
- the LOC122067926 gene encoding probable hexosyltransferase MUCI70; translated protein: MGRRAWSTSLLFQSKSFCFSLLYLFTTLFLALYSTLSTKCIFRSSPFNPIQKSLFSYPPNYGEHKYAIPTLRSSCNSPVFFSDYSMVLDDIKEICMNSSSSTSTLSYLSKKADSFAGNFSTKERIFYFDHRDDQVEVPCGVMKEFPVSDSDRIAMESCKEVVVISAIFGDHDKIRQPRGLGSKTLELVCFIMFIDDLTLEGLQSHNLLLNEDQEYKLGVWRIVKVSGELPYENPAMNGVIPKHLPHRLFPNSKFSIWLDAKLQLMVDPLLLIHSLVISENVDMAISKHPYYVHTMEEAMATVRWKKWGNVDSLKKQMEVYCQNGLKPWTSQKLPYTTDVPDSALILRRHGSRSNLFSCLLFNELEAFNPRDQLAFAYVRDKMKPKVKLNMFEVEVFEQIVLEFRHNLKKHGRGTSPIEVPRTKWWKDVCGNGSSCNCSSYLLQMWRESHD